The window CTGGCGCGAATCCGCTTCCTATGAGCCGGGGACGGAGGCTGTCGTCACCGAGATCGACGGCGTCAGGCTGGGGTTCGCCGTCTGCTACGATTTGCGGTTCCCGCAGCTTTTCCGTGCCGAGGCGCTGGCCGGAGCCGATCTGCTCACGGTGCCCGCCGCTTTCACCCGGCAGACCGGCGAGGCGCATTGGCATGTGCTTTTGAGGGCACGCGCCATCGAGAACGGCGCCTATGTCGTGGCCGCCGCGCAGGGCGGCCTGCATGAGGACGGCCGCGAGACCTATGGCCACTCGCTGATCGTCGATCCGTGGGGGCGTATCATCGCCGAGGCCGCGCATGACGAGCCGGCGGTCATCGTCGCCGAGATCGATCCGGCGCAGTCGCTCGCCGCACGCCGCAAGATCCCCAATCTGAAAAACGCGCGCGATTTCACCATCCGTTCCGGCGAGGCGCCGCGTCTCAAAGGTGCAGCCTCTTGATCCGCTTTTCCCTGATTTGCGAACACGAGCACGAATTCGAGGCCTGGTTCCGCAGCAACGAAGACTTCGACACCCAGAAGAAGCGCGGCTTCGTCGATTGCCCGACCTGTGGCTCGCACAAGATAGAAAAAGCCCTGATGGCGCCGGCGGTGTCGACCTCTCGCGGGCGAGAGAAAGTCGCGCTCGCCATGGGCGAGGCGCAGAAGCAGGCGTTAGCGCAATTGAAGGCAATGGCCGACAAGGTGCGCGAAAATGCCGACTACGTCGGCGACAAATTCGCCGAGGAGGCGCGCAAGATTCATTTCGGCGAGGCCGATGCGCGCGGCATCTATGGCGAGGCAACACTGGAAGAGGCGAAAAGCCTTGCCGAGGACGGCGTCGAGTTCATGCCGATCCCGAGCTT is drawn from Mesorhizobium sp. B1-1-8 and contains these coding sequences:
- a CDS encoding carbon-nitrogen hydrolase family protein, translated to MDAFKAAAVQMRSGTSPERNAADMDRLVRETASRGATYVQTPEMTGALIRDKQAGAAAFITEDKDIVVATARKLARELGIYLHVGSTAILRADGKLANRAFLFGPDGQAIAGYDKIHMFDVDLDNGESWRESASYEPGTEAVVTEIDGVRLGFAVCYDLRFPQLFRAEALAGADLLTVPAAFTRQTGEAHWHVLLRARAIENGAYVVAAAQGGLHEDGRETYGHSLIVDPWGRIIAEAAHDEPAVIVAEIDPAQSLAARRKIPNLKNARDFTIRSGEAPRLKGAAS
- a CDS encoding DUF1178 family protein; the protein is MIRFSLICEHEHEFEAWFRSNEDFDTQKKRGFVDCPTCGSHKIEKALMAPAVSTSRGREKVALAMGEAQKQALAQLKAMADKVRENADYVGDKFAEEARKIHFGEADARGIYGEATLEEAKSLAEDGVEFMPIPSFPDERN